In Pasteurella multocida subsp. multocida OH4807, a genomic segment contains:
- a CDS encoding phage protein; peptidase (COG1310 Predicted metal-dependent protease of the PAD1/JAB1 superfamily), producing MKHIDDAIAHAKQSYPHESCGFFVLKNGKLQYVACTNLAQDTEEEFLIGVEDYARAEKIGEIRTVVHSHPNESCLPSIADQDAHKVSGLEWCIIGLEDDEVSTHFMPAITAIPDLYGRKFIHGMTDCYGFVRDWYQQELGIELPNYNRVDGWWNEGGNLYVDNFEHAGFYQVNDLQVGDMIVMQINATVPNHAGVYLGDGLIGHHLYGRLSSKDVYGQFYRDRTTHIMRHTKNTAQG from the coding sequence ATGAAACATATAGATGATGCAATAGCGCACGCCAAGCAAAGTTATCCGCACGAAAGTTGCGGTTTTTTTGTGCTTAAAAACGGGAAATTACAATACGTTGCTTGTACTAATCTCGCGCAAGACACCGAAGAAGAATTTTTGATCGGTGTTGAGGATTACGCGCGAGCGGAAAAAATCGGTGAGATTCGAACGGTGGTTCACTCGCATCCAAACGAAAGCTGTTTACCGAGCATTGCCGACCAAGACGCGCACAAAGTCAGCGGTTTGGAATGGTGCATTATTGGGCTAGAAGATGATGAGGTGTCAACTCATTTTATGCCAGCAATTACTGCAATTCCTGATTTATACGGACGAAAATTTATTCACGGCATGACCGACTGTTACGGTTTCGTGCGCGATTGGTATCAACAAGAATTGGGCATTGAGCTGCCGAACTACAATAGAGTTGACGGATGGTGGAACGAGGGCGGAAATCTCTATGTTGATAACTTCGAACATGCAGGATTCTATCAAGTTAATGATTTACAAGTTGGCGACATGATTGTAATGCAGATTAACGCAACTGTACCCAATCACGCAGGTGTATATCTCGGAGATGGTTTAATCGGGCACCACCTCTACGGGAGACTATCAAGTAAGGACGTATATGGACAATTCTATCGCGACAGAACAACGCACATCATGCGACATACGAAAAATACGGCTCAAGGGTGA
- a CDS encoding phage tail assembly protein (COG4723 Phage-related protein, tail component), translated as MKTPAEAIRALCAIKKGFKAFLLKSEKHGIMYRFLAQKEEIEGTPEEFQMQYGAKTEFHLIPVFRGSKRGGLFGLIAGAALIGLSIWNPAFLGLSTFGGTGMLANVATVPFMIGASLALGGISQLLTPIPKMDGPQERPENQPSYLFNGAVNTTQQGQPIPLLYGELIVGSAVVSAGLTDKDIPIDNRQEEQQSNGKLGLKKLFKDS; from the coding sequence GTGAAAACACCAGCAGAGGCAATCCGTGCGCTGTGTGCGATAAAAAAAGGTTTTAAGGCATTTCTATTGAAGTCAGAAAAACACGGCATTATGTACCGATTTTTAGCACAGAAAGAAGAAATTGAGGGCACGCCAGAAGAGTTTCAAATGCAGTACGGTGCAAAGACAGAATTTCATCTTATCCCTGTTTTCAGAGGATCGAAACGTGGTGGGTTATTCGGTCTGATCGCAGGTGCCGCACTGATTGGTTTGTCAATCTGGAACCCTGCTTTTCTTGGTCTATCGACATTTGGCGGAACAGGTATGCTTGCGAATGTTGCGACTGTGCCGTTTATGATTGGTGCATCTCTCGCACTTGGCGGAATTTCGCAGTTACTTACGCCGATTCCGAAAATGGATGGTCCACAAGAACGTCCTGAAAATCAGCCGTCTTATTTATTTAATGGCGCAGTTAACACGACACAACAAGGTCAGCCAATCCCGCTGCTTTATGGCGAGTTGATTGTTGGTTCTGCGGTCGTTTCTGCAGGTTTAACGGATAAAGATATCCCGATTGATAACCGTCAAGAAGAACAACAAAGTAACGGCAAACTTGGACTAAAAAAACTTTTCAAGGATTCTTAA
- a CDS encoding putative tail component of prophage (COG0519 GMP synthase, PP-ATPase domain/subunit): MAFEDDIKQAQKKLENLNKKAVPKATARAINKVGSKVMVRSIATAAKEADVPKKLIKGRAKLEKAKPSRLSAYIKVNRGNLPAIRIVAGKGSPFLTRGKRRGQLKVGKRFYERAFIQKLANGRVHVLQRKGKARYPIDVVKIPLVKPLTEAFESEVKKALESEMPKEMKAALEHQIKLVVKNK; this comes from the coding sequence ATGGCTTTTGAAGATGACATTAAACAAGCGCAAAAAAAGCTTGAAAATCTGAATAAAAAAGCAGTGCCGAAAGCGACAGCAAGGGCTATTAATAAAGTCGGCTCAAAAGTGATGGTGCGCAGTATTGCTACTGCTGCGAAAGAAGCAGATGTGCCGAAAAAGTTAATTAAAGGACGGGCAAAGCTTGAAAAAGCCAAGCCATCTCGTTTGTCTGCGTACATTAAAGTTAACCGTGGCAACCTCCCCGCTATTCGAATTGTGGCGGGGAAAGGCAGTCCGTTTTTAACACGCGGTAAGCGACGCGGACAATTAAAAGTCGGTAAACGCTTTTATGAGCGCGCTTTTATTCAGAAATTAGCGAATGGTCGCGTTCATGTTTTGCAACGTAAAGGAAAAGCGCGCTATCCGATCGATGTTGTCAAAATTCCTTTAGTTAAGCCGCTCACTGAAGCTTTCGAGAGCGAAGTAAAAAAAGCACTCGAATCAGAAATGCCGAAAGAGATGAAAGCGGCACTGGAACATCAAATTAAACTTGTGGTGAAGAATAAATGA
- a CDS encoding putative minor tail protein (COG4718 Phage-related protein), with protein MTIETFKWKSQWGMTSEMTKNVDVVKFGDGYEQRSSKGLNDLIQTSNVIVRLNKRVQENDINELKVFLAKHLSLYAFYWTPPGNSGNILVVCDKYSTTDNGVYIDFELTFRQVFN; from the coding sequence ATGACAATTGAAACATTCAAATGGAAATCACAATGGGGTATGACATCTGAAATGACAAAAAATGTGGATGTTGTGAAGTTTGGTGATGGTTACGAACAGCGATCATCAAAAGGACTAAATGATCTTATTCAAACATCCAATGTTATTGTCAGATTAAATAAACGGGTTCAAGAAAACGATATTAACGAGTTAAAAGTGTTTTTAGCAAAACATCTATCGCTATATGCGTTTTACTGGACTCCACCTGGTAACAGCGGAAATATCCTAGTTGTTTGTGATAAATATTCCACAACGGATAATGGCGTATATATTGATTTTGAACTCACATTTAGACAAGTTTTTAATTAA
- a CDS encoding bacteriophage terminase large subunit (COG5525 Bacteriophage tail assembly protein), whose product MYAKASDIRKDLAEMIKAPNRMKVSDAVSQYMRVPLGGGSSVKWDKDRTPYVIEPMDCLNSREYDAVIFVGPARTGKTIGLIDGWITYSIICDPSDFLLVQLTQEKASEHSRKRLDRTFRCSPEIAKRLSPRKNDNNVHDKYFRAGNLLKIGWPSINVLSSSDYKYVALTDYDRWPEDVDGEGDGFSLASKRTTTFMSSGMTLVESSPGKDIKDVKYRVGSTHEAPPTTGILSLYNRGDRRRFYWPCPSCKEYFEPSMANMVGYRDDSDDNPDFVKASEKARLQCPHCQNLIEPSLKRELNIKGVWLKEGQTIDNKGKIKGTGRKSRIASFWLEGPAAAYQTWSQLTYKLLNAEKEFELTGSEETLKAVINTDWGLPYLPRSALEQRRADELMERREECEENTVPANCRFLIAAVDVQGGKKRRFVVQVVGYGESGERWLIDRYNISFTRPDKNGETKPIDPRIPEDWDILISDVLEKKYPLAYNENHLMPVLAMAVDSGGEEGVTDNAYKFWRRCRSNGKSKQVYLVKGDSTKRQKLITKSYPDNTARSDRRASARGDVPLYLLQTDLLKDRINNALARETPGANYIHFPEWIGEWFFNELTYEERGPDGKWRKPGKGNNEAFDLFCYIHAIALLRGYERIKWGDEKDVPTWARLPEINSEVIRNDPIYNDPSSTSEVKKQSKPRTRNKSSFSLGVDKQRGWL is encoded by the coding sequence ATGTATGCGAAAGCGAGTGATATCAGAAAAGACTTAGCGGAAATGATCAAGGCACCAAATCGAATGAAAGTATCTGATGCTGTATCTCAATATATGCGCGTTCCGCTTGGTGGTGGATCGTCTGTAAAGTGGGATAAAGATCGTACTCCGTATGTTATTGAACCAATGGACTGTCTAAATTCTCGAGAATACGATGCGGTCATTTTTGTAGGACCAGCTCGAACTGGTAAAACTATCGGACTAATCGATGGTTGGATCACTTATTCAATTATTTGCGATCCGTCTGACTTCTTACTTGTACAGCTAACGCAAGAAAAAGCGAGTGAACACAGTCGGAAAAGATTAGATCGCACTTTTCGCTGTTCACCTGAAATTGCAAAGCGGTTAAGTCCGCGCAAGAACGATAATAACGTGCATGATAAATATTTTCGCGCTGGCAATCTGTTAAAAATTGGTTGGCCGTCTATCAACGTGCTTTCTTCATCAGACTATAAATACGTTGCACTGACTGATTACGACCGCTGGCCAGAAGATGTGGACGGTGAAGGTGACGGATTTTCTCTAGCTTCCAAGCGGACTACAACTTTTATGTCGTCTGGCATGACACTTGTTGAAAGCTCGCCAGGGAAAGACATCAAAGATGTGAAATATCGTGTTGGTTCAACACACGAAGCACCGCCAACAACTGGAATTCTTAGTTTATATAACCGTGGCGATAGACGTCGCTTTTACTGGCCTTGTCCAAGTTGTAAAGAATACTTCGAGCCAAGTATGGCAAATATGGTTGGCTATCGTGATGATTCTGATGACAATCCTGATTTTGTTAAAGCAAGTGAAAAGGCGAGATTGCAATGTCCGCATTGTCAAAACTTAATTGAGCCATCGCTAAAGCGTGAATTGAATATCAAAGGCGTTTGGCTAAAAGAGGGTCAAACGATAGACAATAAAGGGAAAATCAAAGGAACAGGAAGAAAATCTCGTATAGCTTCTTTTTGGCTTGAAGGTCCGGCTGCTGCATATCAGACTTGGTCGCAGCTCACTTATAAGTTGCTAAATGCAGAAAAAGAATTTGAACTCACTGGAAGTGAAGAAACGCTAAAAGCGGTTATTAATACGGACTGGGGACTGCCCTATCTTCCACGATCTGCACTTGAACAACGACGTGCAGATGAATTGATGGAGCGTAGAGAGGAATGCGAAGAAAATACAGTGCCAGCAAATTGCCGTTTTCTCATTGCAGCAGTGGATGTTCAAGGTGGTAAAAAACGTCGCTTTGTTGTTCAGGTTGTGGGATATGGTGAAAGTGGTGAACGCTGGCTAATCGATCGCTACAACATTTCTTTTACTCGACCAGATAAAAATGGTGAGACAAAGCCTATCGATCCAAGGATTCCTGAAGATTGGGACATTCTCATTTCTGATGTGCTAGAGAAGAAATATCCTCTTGCGTATAACGAAAATCATTTAATGCCAGTTCTAGCAATGGCAGTCGATAGCGGTGGTGAAGAAGGTGTTACTGACAATGCCTATAAATTCTGGCGACGTTGCAGAAGTAATGGAAAATCTAAACAAGTCTATCTAGTTAAAGGTGACTCAACAAAACGCCAAAAATTAATCACTAAAAGTTATCCAGATAACACTGCTCGTTCAGATCGTCGAGCTTCCGCACGTGGAGATGTACCACTCTATTTACTTCAGACTGATTTATTAAAAGATCGTATTAATAACGCACTGGCGAGAGAAACGCCAGGTGCCAACTATATTCACTTTCCAGAATGGATCGGTGAATGGTTTTTTAATGAATTGACGTATGAAGAAAGAGGACCTGACGGGAAATGGCGGAAACCAGGCAAAGGCAACAACGAAGCGTTCGACTTGTTCTGCTATATACACGCAATCGCACTGTTGCGAGGTTATGAGCGTATCAAGTGGGGCGATGAAAAAGACGTGCCGACTTGGGCGAGATTGCCTGAGATTAATTCCGAAGTGATTCGCAATGATCCTATTTATAATGATCCAAGCAGTACGTCTGAAGTTAAAAAACAGTCAAAACCACGCACGAGAAACAAAAGCAGTTTTTCGCTCGGTGTTGATAAACAAAGGGGATGGTTGTGA
- a CDS encoding putative Clp-like protease (COG0740 Protease subunit of ATP-dependent Clp proteases) has protein sequence MALTVAMAAASVQMNNNTQSWFSIKAGANDTADISIYDEIGGWGISAKAFAKQLKDLGNVKKINLHIHSPGGSVFDGMAIFNLLNNHSAKKTVYIDGLAASIASVIAMVGDVVIMPENAMMMIHKPWGIQGGDAEDMRKYADLLDKIEETLISAYTKKTGKSAEELAEMLAEETWLNGKECVEHGFADQFVEPVKAMATLNSKRLEEFSNMPKAVKEMLFSPKAQATQQTQAQPQPQPQPAVVNAQPEKVVVDNSAEIKAQAEKRIADIKAVFAPFAGHQDLLVECLSDLNITAEQAKDKLLAKLGANTTPSANVGYVDNGNIVGDSVKNSLLARAGKIQLEKDNAYNGMTLRELARASLADRGVSISGMNAMNIVGLAFTHSSSDFGSILLDVAHKSVLEGWSAATDNFDKFTTKGSVSDFRKHNRVGLTEFGPLPVVGEGEEYTYGTVGDKQVAVAIATYGKLFSITRQAIINDDMQMLTRIPFLMGKAARATVAKLVYNILTEKNLKWQDGKALFSADRKNLITGSGTKMDVTTIDKAIQLMNGHTDGDNQPLLIEPEFLIAPTSLASKAKQVVGSTSVEGTDINSGIINPINNFAEVIKSQHLQVADAVSWFLVNSQAIEVNYLDGADQPYIEQQEGFTVDGVVSKVRIDAGVDVIDPRGIVKVTNQD, from the coding sequence ATGGCACTAACAGTGGCGATGGCGGCAGCAAGCGTTCAGATGAATAACAATACGCAGAGCTGGTTTTCGATCAAAGCTGGTGCAAATGACACAGCCGACATTTCAATTTATGACGAGATCGGTGGCTGGGGAATTAGTGCGAAAGCGTTCGCTAAGCAATTAAAAGATCTCGGAAATGTAAAAAAAATTAATCTGCACATTCACTCACCAGGTGGTTCGGTATTTGATGGAATGGCTATCTTTAACTTGTTGAACAATCATTCTGCTAAAAAAACGGTGTATATCGACGGCTTGGCGGCATCAATTGCGAGCGTGATCGCAATGGTTGGTGATGTTGTCATTATGCCTGAAAACGCAATGATGATGATTCACAAGCCTTGGGGCATTCAAGGTGGTGATGCAGAAGATATGCGCAAGTACGCAGATCTACTCGACAAAATCGAGGAAACATTAATCTCAGCTTATACCAAGAAAACTGGTAAAAGTGCGGAAGAGTTAGCTGAAATGCTAGCAGAAGAAACTTGGCTCAACGGTAAAGAATGCGTTGAGCACGGTTTCGCAGATCAATTTGTCGAGCCTGTAAAGGCGATGGCAACACTTAATTCAAAACGTTTAGAGGAGTTCTCGAATATGCCAAAAGCAGTAAAAGAAATGTTGTTCTCGCCAAAAGCTCAGGCAACACAACAAACACAAGCGCAACCGCAACCGCAACCGCAACCAGCGGTAGTTAATGCTCAACCAGAAAAGGTTGTTGTTGATAATTCTGCTGAAATTAAAGCGCAAGCTGAAAAACGTATCGCAGATATTAAAGCAGTATTTGCACCATTCGCAGGTCATCAAGATCTACTTGTTGAATGCTTGTCTGACTTAAATATCACTGCAGAACAAGCGAAAGACAAGTTGCTTGCTAAACTCGGTGCGAACACTACACCAAGTGCAAATGTGGGTTATGTTGATAACGGTAACATTGTCGGTGATAGCGTTAAAAATTCATTGTTAGCACGTGCTGGCAAGATTCAACTTGAAAAAGACAACGCATATAACGGTATGACGTTGCGTGAATTGGCTCGTGCATCGTTGGCAGATCGTGGCGTGAGTATCAGTGGTATGAATGCGATGAACATTGTTGGGTTGGCGTTCACTCACTCTTCTAGCGACTTCGGTTCGATCTTGTTAGATGTTGCACACAAATCAGTATTAGAAGGCTGGTCTGCTGCAACAGATAACTTCGATAAATTCACAACAAAAGGATCTGTGTCTGACTTCCGAAAACACAATCGCGTTGGTTTAACTGAGTTCGGTCCGCTTCCTGTTGTTGGTGAAGGTGAAGAATATACCTACGGCACAGTTGGTGATAAACAAGTTGCGGTTGCAATTGCAACGTACGGTAAGTTGTTCTCTATCACTCGCCAAGCAATCATCAATGATGATATGCAGATGTTGACACGCATTCCGTTCTTAATGGGTAAAGCTGCTCGTGCAACTGTTGCAAAATTGGTTTACAACATCTTGACTGAGAAAAATCTCAAATGGCAAGACGGTAAAGCATTGTTCAGTGCTGATCGTAAAAACTTGATCACAGGTTCTGGCACTAAAATGGATGTCACAACAATTGATAAAGCAATTCAATTGATGAACGGACACACTGACGGCGACAACCAGCCATTATTAATTGAGCCTGAATTCTTGATTGCACCGACTTCTCTTGCAAGTAAAGCAAAACAAGTTGTTGGCTCAACAAGTGTAGAGGGTACAGACATTAATTCTGGAATTATCAATCCAATTAACAACTTCGCAGAAGTGATTAAATCACAACACTTGCAAGTTGCAGATGCCGTGTCTTGGTTCTTAGTCAACTCTCAAGCAATTGAAGTGAACTACTTAGATGGTGCAGATCAACCGTATATTGAACAGCAAGAAGGCTTCACGGTTGATGGTGTGGTAAGTAAAGTGCGTATCGATGCAGGTGTTGATGTTATTGACCCTCGCGGTATCGTTAAAGTTACGAACCAAGACTAA
- a CDS encoding phage minor tail protein L (COG4672 Phage-related protein): protein MSIYGQLQQYAAHGWIELFELDLTKFGDIVYRFHDGLSPLGQAIVWQGQEYTPYPVKVDGFAVDGLNPVRPSITFSNLGGAITLVLAKLKGIEGAKLTRKRTKIIYLDAVNFENGNLTADPHAHLPDDVFYISQKTAENHLTVSFELLPATDLEGVKLPRRQIVAHYCTHKYKGQLCGYTGDKPTCSKTLADCKAHFGEHAELPFGGFPSAAYMRV from the coding sequence ATGAGCATTTACGGACAACTTCAACAATACGCCGCACACGGTTGGATTGAATTATTTGAGTTAGATCTCACTAAGTTTGGCGATATTGTCTATCGTTTCCACGATGGATTAAGCCCGTTAGGACAAGCTATTGTGTGGCAAGGGCAAGAATATACGCCTTATCCAGTGAAAGTTGATGGGTTTGCAGTTGATGGGTTAAATCCAGTCAGACCAAGTATTACATTCTCGAACCTTGGCGGTGCAATTACGCTTGTTTTGGCAAAGCTAAAAGGCATTGAGGGCGCAAAACTCACACGTAAGCGGACAAAGATTATCTATCTTGATGCAGTGAATTTTGAAAACGGCAATTTGACAGCCGATCCGCACGCGCATTTGCCAGACGATGTTTTCTATATTTCGCAAAAGACTGCGGAAAATCATTTAACAGTCAGCTTTGAATTGTTGCCAGCAACAGATCTTGAGGGTGTGAAATTGCCTCGCAGACAGATTGTGGCGCATTACTGCACGCATAAATATAAAGGTCAGCTTTGTGGATATACAGGCGATAAGCCGACTTGCTCAAAAACGTTAGCAGATTGCAAAGCGCATTTTGGTGAGCACGCAGAACTACCGTTTGGCGGATTTCCAAGTGCTGCATATATGAGGGTTTAG
- a CDS encoding putative minor tail protein, with amino-acid sequence MKIHTEIRKKLVADISKRFKRVKEVINGKPSFVDIENNSPVVAVFISNVTPTGYLDETNSGILHIYLMMKSAAREDSLDKLAQEILDSNIVESSLSSLTESVVFSSFDYDQDEESGTWIAADIQFTITYTFGDQE; translated from the coding sequence ATGAAAATTCATACAGAGATCAGAAAGAAACTTGTTGCTGACATCTCAAAGCGTTTCAAGAGAGTGAAAGAAGTGATCAATGGTAAACCGTCGTTTGTTGACATTGAAAACAACTCACCGGTGGTGGCGGTATTTATCAGTAACGTAACACCAACAGGTTATCTTGATGAAACAAACAGTGGGATTTTACACATCTATTTGATGATGAAATCCGCTGCGCGTGAAGACAGTCTTGATAAGTTAGCACAAGAAATTCTCGATTCAAATATTGTTGAATCTTCATTATCTAGTCTAACTGAAAGCGTGGTTTTCTCGTCTTTTGACTACGATCAAGATGAAGAAAGCGGAACGTGGATCGCGGCTGATATTCAATTCACTATTACTTACACATTCGGAGATCAAGAATGA
- a CDS encoding bacteriophage capsid protein (COG5511 Bacteriophage capsid protein) yields the protein MRLIEKTIALFSPSWAAQRARSRLAFNAYEAAMPNRTHKAKREKSGANTSVKQSAVSLREQARALDQDHDIVIGILDKLEERVIGSKGIHIEPQPLNLDGEVNEELAEQIRAKWSEWSVSPEVTGMFTRPMLERSLLRTWLRDGEVFLQLVRGKVNGLQYSTKTQFALEALEPDFIPMNNDQSQKLVQGIHLNAWRRPIAYQVFLDNPQESVKTYGKVKTVSAENMLHLALRKRLHQVRGVSLLHGVMIRLADLKDYEESERVAARIAAAMTMYIKKGDAQTYEPEGINSSDSGSEYRDFEIAPGAIIDDLKPGEDIGLINSNRPNVNLETFRNGQLRATAAGTRSSYSSIARDYNGTYSSQRQELVESFEGYAVLQDHFVAHVSRPIYREWLKMAILCGEIQVPPEVDQAMLFNAVYSGPVMPWIDPMKEAQAWATRIRGGLATESQAVRASGHNPAEVKRRRVVEVEENREKGLKFDTDLTNTQNSQSQGKENEEEKDSYGTNSGDGGSKRSDE from the coding sequence ATGAGATTGATTGAAAAAACTATTGCGTTATTTTCGCCAAGTTGGGCGGCTCAACGTGCTAGATCTCGCTTAGCATTCAACGCTTATGAAGCAGCAATGCCGAACCGAACGCATAAAGCAAAGCGTGAGAAAAGCGGTGCGAATACAAGCGTTAAACAAAGTGCGGTCAGTTTACGTGAACAAGCAAGAGCACTAGATCAAGATCACGACATTGTGATCGGGATTTTAGACAAACTGGAAGAGCGTGTGATTGGTTCAAAAGGCATTCACATTGAACCGCAACCGCTCAACTTAGATGGTGAAGTTAACGAGGAATTAGCGGAACAGATTCGTGCGAAGTGGTCTGAGTGGTCTGTCTCACCAGAGGTGACGGGAATGTTTACTCGTCCAATGCTTGAGCGTTCTTTACTTAGAACGTGGCTGCGTGACGGTGAAGTCTTTCTGCAGTTGGTTCGAGGTAAAGTAAACGGGTTGCAATACAGCACTAAAACGCAGTTCGCACTAGAAGCGTTAGAGCCTGATTTTATTCCAATGAATAACGATCAGTCGCAAAAACTAGTGCAAGGCATTCACCTGAATGCTTGGCGCAGACCAATTGCATATCAAGTTTTTCTCGACAATCCGCAAGAATCTGTCAAAACGTACGGCAAAGTTAAAACTGTTTCTGCAGAGAATATGTTGCACCTCGCTTTACGCAAGAGACTTCATCAAGTGCGTGGCGTATCACTATTGCACGGTGTGATGATTCGACTAGCTGATTTAAAAGACTATGAAGAATCAGAACGTGTTGCAGCAAGAATTGCCGCAGCAATGACGATGTATATTAAAAAAGGTGATGCACAGACGTATGAGCCAGAAGGAATCAACTCAAGCGACAGTGGTTCTGAATATCGAGATTTTGAAATTGCACCAGGTGCGATCATTGACGATCTGAAACCAGGTGAAGATATTGGGTTGATTAATTCAAATCGTCCTAACGTTAACCTTGAGACTTTCAGAAACGGTCAACTAAGAGCGACTGCAGCTGGCACTCGTTCTAGCTACTCAAGCATTGCTAGAGACTACAACGGCACATACTCAAGTCAAAGACAAGAGCTGGTGGAAAGCTTCGAGGGCTATGCAGTATTACAAGATCACTTCGTTGCACACGTATCACGACCGATCTATCGAGAGTGGTTAAAAATGGCGATCTTGTGCGGTGAAATTCAAGTTCCGCCAGAAGTCGACCAAGCAATGCTATTCAATGCGGTCTATTCAGGTCCAGTAATGCCTTGGATCGATCCAATGAAGGAAGCACAAGCGTGGGCTACTCGCATTCGAGGCGGTCTGGCAACCGAAAGCCAAGCTGTAAGAGCGAGCGGGCATAATCCAGCGGAAGTTAAACGCAGACGTGTTGTTGAGGTCGAGGAGAACAGAGAGAAAGGTCTCAAGTTCGATACTGATTTGACGAATACACAAAATTCACAATCACAAGGAAAAGAAAATGAAGAAGAAAAAGACAGCTATGGCACTAACAGTGGCGATGGCGGCAGCAAGCGTTCAGATGAATAA
- a CDS encoding putative tail component of prophage produces the protein MSTNKKITPMKGAGTLFYRLKNEKEATVVVSGVLQVNEVKKDANWDRIAKIKELQPGEITAESYEDNYLDDANAEWKGTSQGAKSAGETSITLAWLPGDTAQQAIVGDFDSGKKTYYMVKYPNGTRDVYYAWVSSLGKTVPQNETMTRTIKLTNVGKPSLAENNNAGDE, from the coding sequence ATGAGTACAAATAAAAAAATCACACCGATGAAAGGTGCTGGCACACTATTCTATCGTTTGAAAAACGAAAAAGAAGCAACTGTAGTTGTGAGCGGTGTGTTGCAAGTTAACGAAGTAAAAAAAGACGCTAACTGGGATCGTATTGCCAAGATCAAGGAGTTACAACCTGGCGAAATCACAGCGGAAAGTTATGAAGATAACTATTTAGATGACGCAAACGCAGAATGGAAAGGTACATCACAAGGTGCAAAGTCCGCCGGTGAAACATCAATCACACTTGCGTGGTTGCCGGGCGATACTGCACAACAAGCGATTGTTGGCGACTTCGATTCAGGCAAGAAAACCTATTACATGGTGAAATATCCAAATGGTACGCGAGATGTTTATTATGCATGGGTATCGTCACTAGGTAAGACTGTGCCGCAAAACGAAACAATGACACGCACGATCAAGTTAACAAACGTCGGCAAACCGTCATTAGCAGAAAACAACAACGCTGGGGATGAATAA